In Trifolium pratense cultivar HEN17-A07 linkage group LG7, ARS_RC_1.1, whole genome shotgun sequence, a genomic segment contains:
- the LOC123894440 gene encoding serine/threonine-protein phosphatase BSL3-like isoform X2, with protein sequence MDVDSSMVPEPDHDPIAANQTVSSPAREVVEGEKVTEQPPAESGGGSPAEVQQQQGGNDVQQGTVVGPRLAPNYTVVNAILEKKEDGPGPRCGHTLTAVAAVGEEGTPGYIGPRLILFGGATALEGNSAASGTPSSAGNAGIRLAGATADVHCYDVLTNKWSRLTPYGEPPTPRAAHVATAVGTMVVIQGGIGPAGLSAEDLHVLDLTQQWPRWHRVSVQGPGPGSRYGHVMALVGQRYLMAIGGNDGKRPLADVWALDTAAKPYEWRKLEPEGEGPPPCMYATASARSDGLLLLCGGRDANSVPLASAYGLAKHRDGRWEWAIAPGVSPSPRYQHAAVFVNARLHVSGGALGGGRMVEDSSSVAVLDTAAGVWCDTKSVVTTPRTGRYSADAAGGDAAVELTRRCRHAAAAVGDLIFIYGGLRGGVLLDDLLVAEDLAAAETTTAASHAAAAAASSNVQAGRLPGRYGFDDRPRQTMTEVAADGSVVLGNPVAPPMNGDIYTDISTENAILQGPRTAKGVEYLVEASAAEAEAISAALAAAKARQENGEVELPDRDRGAEATPSGKHTSSLIKPDSVGSNNSASGGVRLHHRAVVIAAETGGALGGMVRQLSIDQFENEGRRVSYGTPENATAARKLLDRQMSINSVPKKVIAHLLKPRGWKPPVRRQFFLDCNEIADLCDSAERIFSSEPSVLQLSAPIKIFGDLHGQFGDLMRLFDEYGAPSTAGDIAYIDYLFLGDYVDRGQHSLETITLLLALKVEYPNNVHLIRGNHEAADINALFGFRIECIERMGERDGIWTWHRINRLFNWLPLAALIEKKIICMHGGIGRSINHVEQIENIQRPIPMEAGSIVLMDLLWSDPTENDSVEGLRPNARGPGLVTFGPDRVMEFCNNNDLQLIVRAHECVMDGFERFAQGHLITLFSATNYCGTANNAGAILVLGRDLVVVPKLIHPLPPAISSPETSPERHIEDTWMQELNANRPPTPTRGRPPGTNDRGSLAWI encoded by the exons ATGGATGTTGATTCTTCGATGGTTCCGGAACCTGATCATGATCCTATTGCGGCGAATCAAACTGTTTCTTCTCCGGCGCGGGAGGTTGTAGAAGGAGAAAAAGTTACCGAACAACCGCCGGCGGAGTCTGGCGGTGGATCTCCGGCGGAGGTGCAGCAACAGCAAGGGGGGAATGATGTGCAGCAAGGTACGGTTGTTGGACCGAGGTTGGCGCCGAATTACACTGTGGTGAATGCGATTTTGGAGAAGAAGGAGGACGGTCCGGGGCCGAGGTGTGGACATACGTTGACGGCGGTGGCGGCTGTTGGAGAGGAGGGGACGCCGGGGTATATTGGTCCGAGGTTGATTTTGTTTGGTGGTGCTACTGCACTTGAAGGAAATTCCGCGGCTTCGGGGACTCCTTCATCAGCTGGAAATGCTGGAATAC GTTTGGCTGGTGCCACGGCTGATGTCCACTGTTATGATGTCTTGACTAATAAATGGTCTAG GCTTACTCCCTATGGAGAACCTCCAACACCAAGGGCTGCCCATGTGGCAACTGCCGTGGGAACCATGGTGGTTATTCAG GGTGGTATTGGTCCTGCTGGTTTGTCGGCAGAAGACCTTCATGTTCTTGATCTCACTCAGCAATGGCCTCGATGGCATAG AGTGTCTGTCCAAGGCCCCGGACCAGGGTCACGCTATGGACATGTAATGGCTTTGGTGGGCCAGCGGTATCTTATGGCAATTGGAGGCAATGATG GAAAGAGACCTTTGGCTGATGTATGGGCTTTGGACACAGCTGCTAAGCCATATGAATGGCGCAAGTTAGAGCCAGAAGGAGAGGGTCCTCCTCCATGCAT GTATGCAACTGCAAGTGCACGCTCTGATGGGCTTCTTCTGCTTTGTGGAGGGAGGGATGCCAATAGTGTT CCATTGGCTAGTGCATATGGACTTGCTAAGCATAGAGACGGTCGTTGGGAATGGGCAATTGCCCCAGGTGTCTCACCATCTCCAAGATATCAGCATGCAGCG GTATTTGTTAATGCAAGGCTGCATGTGTCTGGTGGAGCTCTTGGTGGAGGACGGATGGTCGAAGACTCATCAAGTGTTGCAG TATTGGACACTGCTGCTGGTGTTTGGTGTGATACAAAATCTGTTGTTACCACTCCAAGAACTGGTAGATACAGTGCTGATGCAGCTGGTGGAGACGCAGCAGTTGAGTTGACTCGACGTTGTAGGCATGCAGCTGCTGCTGTTGGTGACCTGATTTTTATTTATGGTGGTTTACGTGGGG GAGTCTTGTTGGATGACCTACTTGTTGCTGAAGATCTTGCTGCTGCTGAAACAACGACTGCTGCTTCACATGCTGCTGCAGCAGCAGCTTCATCCAATGTACAAGCAGGACGCTTGCCTGGACGATATGGATTTGATGATAGGCCAAGGCAAACAATGACTGAAGTGGCTGCTGATGGTTCTGTTGTATTGGGAAATCCAGTTGCACCCCCAATGAATGGCGACATTTATACTGACATTAGCACTGAAAATGCCATACTTCAGGGACCTCG AACTGCCAAAGGAGTTGAGTATCTGGTGGAAGCATCTGCTGCAGAAGCCGAAGCTATTAGTGCCGCACTGGCTGCTGCCAAGGCAAGGCAAGAGAATGGAGAAGTTGAATTACCTGACAGAGACCGTGGGGCTGAGGCTACCCCAAGTGGGAAGCACACATCTTCCTTGATTAAGCCTGACTCTGTAGGGTCAAATAACAGTGCTTCTGGCGGAGTTCGGCTGCATCACAGAGCT GTAGTTATTGCTGCAGAGACTGGTGGAGCATTAGGTGGTATGGTTCGACAGCTTTCAATTGATCAATTTGAAAACGAAGGCAGGCGGGTCAGTTATGGGACTCCGGAAAATGCAACTGCTGCTAGAAAATTATTAGATCGGCAGATGTCCATCAATAGTGTGCCAAAAAAG GTTATAGCACACCTCTTAAAGCCTCGTGGATGGAAACCACCAGTACGCCGACAATTTTTCCTAGATTGTAATGAAATTGCTGATCTTTGTGATAGTGCTGAGCGGATATTTTCAAGTGAACCAAGTGTCTTACAACTTAGTGcaccaattaaaatatttggtgATTTACATGGGCAGTTTGGGGATCTCATGCGCCTTTTTGACGAGTATGGTGCACCATCAACTGCTGGTGACATTGC ATATATCGATTATCTATTCCTAGGAGATTATGTTGATCGGGGACAGCACAGCTTGGAAACTATAACCCTTCTTCTTGCTCTGAAG GTCGAGTATCCAAACAATGTACATTTAATACGTGGAAACCATGAAGCTGCGGATATTAATGCCCTTTTTGGTTTTCGAATTGAATGTATTGAGAGGATG GGTGAGAGAGATGGAATTTGGACGTGGCATCGGATTAACCGGCTATTTAATTGGCTTCCTCTAGCTGCTTTAATTGAGAAAAAGATTATTTGCATGCATGGAGGTATTGGTCGTTCAATAAATCATGTAGAACAGATTGAAAATATTCAGCGACCAATTCCAATGGAAGCAGGGTCAATTGTGCTTATGGATCTGTTGTG GTCTGATCCTACAGAGAATGATAGCGTGGAAGGACTGCGGCCAAATGCTAGAGGTCCTGGATTAGTTACGTTTGGG CCTGATCGAGTCATGGAATTTTGCAACAACAATGATCTTCAGCTAATTGTCCGTGCACATGAATGTGTAATGGATGGGTTTGAGCGTTTTGCCCAGGGACATCTGATCACACTTTTCTCGGCTACAAATTATTGTG GCACCGCAAATAATGCCGGAGCAATATTAGTTTTGGGTAGAGACCTTGTTGTGGTTCCAAAACTCATTCATCCATTACCGCCTGCAATTTCTTCACCAGAAACGTCACCAGAAAGGCATATTGAAGATACATGGATGCAG GAGTTGAATGCTAACAGACCACCAACACCAACTAGAGGTCGTCCCCCAGGTACAAATGACAGAGGTTCGCTCGCTTGGATATAG
- the LOC123894440 gene encoding serine/threonine-protein phosphatase BSL3-like isoform X1: protein MDVDSSMVPEPDHDPIAANQTVSSPAREVVEGEKVTEQPPAESGGGSPAEVQQQQGGNDVQQGTVVGPRLAPNYTVVNAILEKKEDGPGPRCGHTLTAVAAVGEEGTPGYIGPRLILFGGATALEGNSAASGTPSSAGNAGIRLAGATADVHCYDVLTNKWSRLTPYGEPPTPRAAHVATAVGTMVVIQGGIGPAGLSAEDLHVLDLTQQWPRWHRVSVQGPGPGSRYGHVMALVGQRYLMAIGGNDGKRPLADVWALDTAAKPYEWRKLEPEGEGPPPCMYATASARSDGLLLLCGGRDANSVPLASAYGLAKHRDGRWEWAIAPGVSPSPRYQHAAVFVNARLHVSGGALGGGRMVEDSSSVAVLDTAAGVWCDTKSVVTTPRTGRYSADAAGGDAAVELTRRCRHAAAAVGDLIFIYGGLRGGVLLDDLLVAEDLAAAETTTAASHAAAAAASSNVQAGRLPGRYGFDDRPRQTMTEVAADGSVVLGNPVAPPMNGDIYTDISTENAILQGPRRTAKGVEYLVEASAAEAEAISAALAAAKARQENGEVELPDRDRGAEATPSGKHTSSLIKPDSVGSNNSASGGVRLHHRAVVIAAETGGALGGMVRQLSIDQFENEGRRVSYGTPENATAARKLLDRQMSINSVPKKVIAHLLKPRGWKPPVRRQFFLDCNEIADLCDSAERIFSSEPSVLQLSAPIKIFGDLHGQFGDLMRLFDEYGAPSTAGDIAYIDYLFLGDYVDRGQHSLETITLLLALKVEYPNNVHLIRGNHEAADINALFGFRIECIERMGERDGIWTWHRINRLFNWLPLAALIEKKIICMHGGIGRSINHVEQIENIQRPIPMEAGSIVLMDLLWSDPTENDSVEGLRPNARGPGLVTFGPDRVMEFCNNNDLQLIVRAHECVMDGFERFAQGHLITLFSATNYCGTANNAGAILVLGRDLVVVPKLIHPLPPAISSPETSPERHIEDTWMQELNANRPPTPTRGRPPGTNDRGSLAWI from the exons ATGGATGTTGATTCTTCGATGGTTCCGGAACCTGATCATGATCCTATTGCGGCGAATCAAACTGTTTCTTCTCCGGCGCGGGAGGTTGTAGAAGGAGAAAAAGTTACCGAACAACCGCCGGCGGAGTCTGGCGGTGGATCTCCGGCGGAGGTGCAGCAACAGCAAGGGGGGAATGATGTGCAGCAAGGTACGGTTGTTGGACCGAGGTTGGCGCCGAATTACACTGTGGTGAATGCGATTTTGGAGAAGAAGGAGGACGGTCCGGGGCCGAGGTGTGGACATACGTTGACGGCGGTGGCGGCTGTTGGAGAGGAGGGGACGCCGGGGTATATTGGTCCGAGGTTGATTTTGTTTGGTGGTGCTACTGCACTTGAAGGAAATTCCGCGGCTTCGGGGACTCCTTCATCAGCTGGAAATGCTGGAATAC GTTTGGCTGGTGCCACGGCTGATGTCCACTGTTATGATGTCTTGACTAATAAATGGTCTAG GCTTACTCCCTATGGAGAACCTCCAACACCAAGGGCTGCCCATGTGGCAACTGCCGTGGGAACCATGGTGGTTATTCAG GGTGGTATTGGTCCTGCTGGTTTGTCGGCAGAAGACCTTCATGTTCTTGATCTCACTCAGCAATGGCCTCGATGGCATAG AGTGTCTGTCCAAGGCCCCGGACCAGGGTCACGCTATGGACATGTAATGGCTTTGGTGGGCCAGCGGTATCTTATGGCAATTGGAGGCAATGATG GAAAGAGACCTTTGGCTGATGTATGGGCTTTGGACACAGCTGCTAAGCCATATGAATGGCGCAAGTTAGAGCCAGAAGGAGAGGGTCCTCCTCCATGCAT GTATGCAACTGCAAGTGCACGCTCTGATGGGCTTCTTCTGCTTTGTGGAGGGAGGGATGCCAATAGTGTT CCATTGGCTAGTGCATATGGACTTGCTAAGCATAGAGACGGTCGTTGGGAATGGGCAATTGCCCCAGGTGTCTCACCATCTCCAAGATATCAGCATGCAGCG GTATTTGTTAATGCAAGGCTGCATGTGTCTGGTGGAGCTCTTGGTGGAGGACGGATGGTCGAAGACTCATCAAGTGTTGCAG TATTGGACACTGCTGCTGGTGTTTGGTGTGATACAAAATCTGTTGTTACCACTCCAAGAACTGGTAGATACAGTGCTGATGCAGCTGGTGGAGACGCAGCAGTTGAGTTGACTCGACGTTGTAGGCATGCAGCTGCTGCTGTTGGTGACCTGATTTTTATTTATGGTGGTTTACGTGGGG GAGTCTTGTTGGATGACCTACTTGTTGCTGAAGATCTTGCTGCTGCTGAAACAACGACTGCTGCTTCACATGCTGCTGCAGCAGCAGCTTCATCCAATGTACAAGCAGGACGCTTGCCTGGACGATATGGATTTGATGATAGGCCAAGGCAAACAATGACTGAAGTGGCTGCTGATGGTTCTGTTGTATTGGGAAATCCAGTTGCACCCCCAATGAATGGCGACATTTATACTGACATTAGCACTGAAAATGCCATACTTCAGGGACCTCG TAGAACTGCCAAAGGAGTTGAGTATCTGGTGGAAGCATCTGCTGCAGAAGCCGAAGCTATTAGTGCCGCACTGGCTGCTGCCAAGGCAAGGCAAGAGAATGGAGAAGTTGAATTACCTGACAGAGACCGTGGGGCTGAGGCTACCCCAAGTGGGAAGCACACATCTTCCTTGATTAAGCCTGACTCTGTAGGGTCAAATAACAGTGCTTCTGGCGGAGTTCGGCTGCATCACAGAGCT GTAGTTATTGCTGCAGAGACTGGTGGAGCATTAGGTGGTATGGTTCGACAGCTTTCAATTGATCAATTTGAAAACGAAGGCAGGCGGGTCAGTTATGGGACTCCGGAAAATGCAACTGCTGCTAGAAAATTATTAGATCGGCAGATGTCCATCAATAGTGTGCCAAAAAAG GTTATAGCACACCTCTTAAAGCCTCGTGGATGGAAACCACCAGTACGCCGACAATTTTTCCTAGATTGTAATGAAATTGCTGATCTTTGTGATAGTGCTGAGCGGATATTTTCAAGTGAACCAAGTGTCTTACAACTTAGTGcaccaattaaaatatttggtgATTTACATGGGCAGTTTGGGGATCTCATGCGCCTTTTTGACGAGTATGGTGCACCATCAACTGCTGGTGACATTGC ATATATCGATTATCTATTCCTAGGAGATTATGTTGATCGGGGACAGCACAGCTTGGAAACTATAACCCTTCTTCTTGCTCTGAAG GTCGAGTATCCAAACAATGTACATTTAATACGTGGAAACCATGAAGCTGCGGATATTAATGCCCTTTTTGGTTTTCGAATTGAATGTATTGAGAGGATG GGTGAGAGAGATGGAATTTGGACGTGGCATCGGATTAACCGGCTATTTAATTGGCTTCCTCTAGCTGCTTTAATTGAGAAAAAGATTATTTGCATGCATGGAGGTATTGGTCGTTCAATAAATCATGTAGAACAGATTGAAAATATTCAGCGACCAATTCCAATGGAAGCAGGGTCAATTGTGCTTATGGATCTGTTGTG GTCTGATCCTACAGAGAATGATAGCGTGGAAGGACTGCGGCCAAATGCTAGAGGTCCTGGATTAGTTACGTTTGGG CCTGATCGAGTCATGGAATTTTGCAACAACAATGATCTTCAGCTAATTGTCCGTGCACATGAATGTGTAATGGATGGGTTTGAGCGTTTTGCCCAGGGACATCTGATCACACTTTTCTCGGCTACAAATTATTGTG GCACCGCAAATAATGCCGGAGCAATATTAGTTTTGGGTAGAGACCTTGTTGTGGTTCCAAAACTCATTCATCCATTACCGCCTGCAATTTCTTCACCAGAAACGTCACCAGAAAGGCATATTGAAGATACATGGATGCAG GAGTTGAATGCTAACAGACCACCAACACCAACTAGAGGTCGTCCCCCAGGTACAAATGACAGAGGTTCGCTCGCTTGGATATAG
- the LOC123899928 gene encoding putative pentatricopeptide repeat-containing protein At1g13800 isoform X2, with protein MKEVGVDPDSYCYAALIEGLCNNNRSDLGYGVLQDCRTRSVPLDVYAYTVVIRGFCNEMELDKAESVFSEMEKLGLVPDVYIYCALVHGYCKSRNLDKALSIHDSMLSRGIETNCVIVSCILHCLDEMGRASEVVATFEKIKESGLYLDGVAYNIVFYSLCKLGKLDEAVGMLEELKSMHINLDIIHYTTLINGYCLKEKLDAAYSIFKEMEEQGFKPDVVTYNVLAIGMSRNHRYCETIDLLSYMDSQAVKPNSTTHKIIIEGLCSLGKVEEAEAHFNGLKDKSVEIYSAMVNSYCKMNCLREAYDLFQDMKTRGIKPDVFAYKVILEGLLNGRQEKIALDLYNEMSLKGMTPGATLNRRIQKAIMMQFHQ; from the coding sequence ATGAAGGAAGTTGGGGTGGATCCTGATTCGTATTGCTATGCCGCTTTGATTGAGGGGCTGTGCAACAATAACAGGTCTGATCTTGGATATGGCGTGCTTCAAGATTGTAGAACAAGGAGTGTTCCCCTAGATGTTTATGCCTACACCGTGGTTATTCGTGGATTTTGTAATGAAATGGAATTAGATAAAGCTGAGAGCGTGTTTTCGGAGATGGAAAAGCTAGGTCTTGTTCCTGATGTGTATATTTATTGTGCATTGGTCCATGGTTATTGTAAGAGCCGTAATTTGGATAAAGCTTTATCCATACATGATAGCATGCTTTCAAGGGGTATAGAGACAAATTGTGTCATTGTAAGTTGCATCCTCCATTGCTTGGATGAGATGGGAAGGGCTTCGGAAGTGGTAGCTACGTTTGAAAAAATCAAGGAATCAGGCTTGTATCTTGACGGGGTAGCTtataatattgtattttattcTTTGTGTAAATTGGGTAAGCTGGATGAAGCAGTAGGTATGCTGGAGGAGTTGAAATCTATGCACATCAATTTAGATATCATACACTACACAACCCTTATTAATGGTTACTGTCTTAAAGAGAAACTCGATGCAGCCTATAGTATATTCAAAGAAATGGAGGAACAAGGATTTAAACCTGATGTTGTTACTTATAATGTACTAGCCATTGGTATGTCTAGAAATCATCGTTATTGTGAGACAATTGACCTTTTGAGTTATATGGATAGTCAAGCTGTGAAGCCGAACTCTACTACACATAAGATTATCATTGAAGGTTTGTGTTCACTGGGCAAGGTTGAAGAAGCCGAGGCACATTTTAATGGTTTGAAAGATAAAAGTGTTGAAATCTATTCCGCCATGGTTAATAGTTATTGTAAGATGAATTGTTTGCGAGAGGCCTATGATCTCTTTCAGGATATGAAGACAAGAGGGATTAAACCTGATGTCTTTGCATACAAAGTTATTCTTGAGGGTTTATTGAACGGAAGGCAGGAGAAGATTGCTCTGGACTTGTATAATGAAATGTCTTTGAAGGGAATGACACCAGGTGCAACATTAAATCGTCGTATTCAAAAAGCTATAATGATGCAATTTCATCAGTAG
- the LOC123899928 gene encoding pentatricopeptide repeat-containing protein At2g26790, mitochondrial-like isoform X1, producing the protein MFCRLFKNSFSKTKNIHYNKKFTFSSSTALSLSTSQTHFTKPSNFSSSDPNTSKILERLYLYRNNPTLAHSYFTQLNQHKQHGFCYNIQTYVAIIKIMCYWNWIRKLDSLFIDIIAHSKQDPSFKINDLFDSLFDDVVDVNQNHYLLRAFNGFVKACVSRNMFDEAIDFLSRRSLILPNVLSFNFLINRLVIHDRIDTALFLFDQYKSFGLIFNRYTYAIVIKARCKKGDLEQAFCVFDEMKEVGVDPDSYCYAALIEGLCNNNRSDLGYGVLQDCRTRSVPLDVYAYTVVIRGFCNEMELDKAESVFSEMEKLGLVPDVYIYCALVHGYCKSRNLDKALSIHDSMLSRGIETNCVIVSCILHCLDEMGRASEVVATFEKIKESGLYLDGVAYNIVFYSLCKLGKLDEAVGMLEELKSMHINLDIIHYTTLINGYCLKEKLDAAYSIFKEMEEQGFKPDVVTYNVLAIGMSRNHRYCETIDLLSYMDSQAVKPNSTTHKIIIEGLCSLGKVEEAEAHFNGLKDKSVEIYSAMVNSYCKMNCLREAYDLFQDMKTRGIKPDVFAYKVILEGLLNGRQEKIALDLYNEMSLKGMTPGATLNRRIQKAIMMQFHQ; encoded by the coding sequence ATGTTCTGTCGTCTCTTCAAAAACTCATTCTCCAAAACCAAAAACATTCACTACAACAAAAAATTCACCTTTTCTTCTTCCACTGCTCTTTCACTTTCTACCTCACAAACCCATTTCACAAAACCTTCAAATTTCTCATCTTCTGATCCTAACACCTCCAAAATCCTCGAAAGACTTTACCTTTATAGAAACAACCCTACACTTGCACACTCTTACTTCACTCAACTCAACCAACATAAACAACATGGTTTCTGTTACAATATTCAAACTTATGTAGCAATCATTAAGATAATGTGTTATTGGAATTGGATTAGAAAGTTAGATTCTTTGTTTATTGATATTATTGCTCATTCTAAACAAGACCCATCATTTAAAATCAATGACTTGTTTGATTCATTgtttgatgatgttgttgatgttaatCAAAATCATTACTTGCTTAGAGCTTTTAATGGCTTTGTTAAAGCTTGTGTTAGTCGTAACATGTTTGATGAAGCTATTGATTTCTTGTCTAGGAGGAGTTTGATTTTGCCAAATGTactttcttttaattttcttatcaaCCGGTTGGTTATACATGATAGAATCGATACGGCGTTGTTTTTATTCGACCAATACAAGAGTTTTGGATTGATTTTCAACCGTTATACATATGCCATTGTCATCAAGGCGCGATGTAAGAAGGGTGATTTGGAACAAGCATTTTGTGTGTTTGACGAAATGAAGGAAGTTGGGGTGGATCCTGATTCGTATTGCTATGCCGCTTTGATTGAGGGGCTGTGCAACAATAACAGGTCTGATCTTGGATATGGCGTGCTTCAAGATTGTAGAACAAGGAGTGTTCCCCTAGATGTTTATGCCTACACCGTGGTTATTCGTGGATTTTGTAATGAAATGGAATTAGATAAAGCTGAGAGCGTGTTTTCGGAGATGGAAAAGCTAGGTCTTGTTCCTGATGTGTATATTTATTGTGCATTGGTCCATGGTTATTGTAAGAGCCGTAATTTGGATAAAGCTTTATCCATACATGATAGCATGCTTTCAAGGGGTATAGAGACAAATTGTGTCATTGTAAGTTGCATCCTCCATTGCTTGGATGAGATGGGAAGGGCTTCGGAAGTGGTAGCTACGTTTGAAAAAATCAAGGAATCAGGCTTGTATCTTGACGGGGTAGCTtataatattgtattttattcTTTGTGTAAATTGGGTAAGCTGGATGAAGCAGTAGGTATGCTGGAGGAGTTGAAATCTATGCACATCAATTTAGATATCATACACTACACAACCCTTATTAATGGTTACTGTCTTAAAGAGAAACTCGATGCAGCCTATAGTATATTCAAAGAAATGGAGGAACAAGGATTTAAACCTGATGTTGTTACTTATAATGTACTAGCCATTGGTATGTCTAGAAATCATCGTTATTGTGAGACAATTGACCTTTTGAGTTATATGGATAGTCAAGCTGTGAAGCCGAACTCTACTACACATAAGATTATCATTGAAGGTTTGTGTTCACTGGGCAAGGTTGAAGAAGCCGAGGCACATTTTAATGGTTTGAAAGATAAAAGTGTTGAAATCTATTCCGCCATGGTTAATAGTTATTGTAAGATGAATTGTTTGCGAGAGGCCTATGATCTCTTTCAGGATATGAAGACAAGAGGGATTAAACCTGATGTCTTTGCATACAAAGTTATTCTTGAGGGTTTATTGAACGGAAGGCAGGAGAAGATTGCTCTGGACTTGTATAATGAAATGTCTTTGAAGGGAATGACACCAGGTGCAACATTAAATCGTCGTATTCAAAAAGCTATAATGATGCAATTTCATCAGTAG